Proteins encoded by one window of Flexibacter flexilis DSM 6793:
- a CDS encoding glycosyltransferase family protein gives MATSSPTQQATKKVLILAYYWPPSGGSGVQRWLKFVKYLRVYGWEPVVITPKHGTAPYYDDTLLRDVPEGVKVYKTDTFEPFELYNRLQGKKKDAPIPVGTVGIKDPKTIFQKVANYIRANLFIPDARRGWRKYAVEAAKQAIAENPEICVMATTGPPHSVHLAGLDIKKMSGLPWVADLRDPWTNIFYNKELPRTESTKRRDKALEDSVLKAADVVTVTSWGTGQEFENRAREIQVIFNGFDEDDIYTGALAPADYFRLAHVGNFFPFYDSPGLWQAIAELTRENADFARYFRLSFTGVTDAVILQKLYDAGLREWVENNAPVPHHEATRKMFEAAMLLFVIPNDGSKGVIAGKTFEYLASGTSILTVGDPQANVSQILTEQKRLAVIDYNDTLALKAALLQTFEAWLSGGRITRKFPDSVTGSPYSRKALTGRLAAIFDRIKK, from the coding sequence ATGGCGACATCATCTCCGACACAACAGGCAACTAAAAAAGTTTTGATTTTGGCGTATTACTGGCCACCAAGTGGCGGTTCGGGCGTGCAACGTTGGTTGAAATTTGTCAAATATTTGCGTGTGTATGGCTGGGAACCTGTGGTCATTACGCCCAAACATGGCACTGCTCCGTACTATGACGATACACTTTTGCGCGATGTGCCTGAAGGCGTAAAAGTCTATAAAACAGACACTTTTGAGCCGTTTGAGTTGTACAATCGCCTGCAAGGAAAGAAAAAAGATGCGCCGATTCCTGTCGGGACGGTGGGCATCAAAGACCCCAAAACCATTTTTCAGAAAGTAGCCAATTATATCCGTGCCAATCTGTTTATTCCTGATGCGCGGCGCGGTTGGCGCAAATACGCCGTAGAAGCCGCCAAACAAGCCATTGCCGAAAATCCCGAAATCTGTGTGATGGCCACCACTGGGCCGCCGCATAGTGTGCATTTGGCGGGGCTGGACATCAAAAAAATGTCGGGCTTGCCGTGGGTTGCCGACCTGCGCGACCCTTGGACGAATATTTTTTATAACAAAGAATTACCACGCACGGAAAGCACCAAACGCCGCGATAAAGCCTTAGAAGACAGTGTTTTGAAGGCGGCAGATGTGGTTACGGTTACCTCGTGGGGCACGGGGCAAGAATTTGAAAACCGCGCACGCGAAATCCAAGTTATTTTTAATGGCTTTGATGAAGATGATATTTATACGGGTGCGCTTGCGCCTGCCGATTATTTCCGCTTGGCGCACGTAGGCAACTTTTTCCCGTTTTACGACAGCCCAGGACTTTGGCAGGCTATCGCCGAACTTACGCGCGAAAACGCCGATTTTGCCCGCTATTTCCGATTGAGTTTTACGGGTGTAACCGATGCCGTGATTTTGCAAAAACTCTACGATGCGGGTTTGCGCGAGTGGGTGGAAAATAACGCGCCAGTGCCGCACCACGAAGCTACCCGAAAGATGTTTGAAGCGGCGATGCTTTTGTTCGTGATACCGAACGACGGCAGCAAAGGCGTAATTGCGGGCAAAACGTTTGAGTATTTGGCTTCGGGCACGTCGATTCTGACCGTAGGCGACCCACAAGCCAACGTAAGCCAGATTCTGACCGAACAGAAACGTTTGGCGGTGATAGATTATAACGATACGCTAGCGTTGAAAGCGGCTTTGTTACAGACGTTTGAAGCGTGGCTTTCGGGCGGACGCATCACCCGAAAATTTCCTGACAGCGTAACGGGTAGCCCGTACAGCCGCAAGGCACTGACGGGGCGTTTGGCCGCGATTTTTGATAGAATAAAAAAATAA
- the mnmA gene encoding tRNA 2-thiouridine(34) synthase MnmA — MSKHGRVLVAMSGGIDSSVAAVMLHEQGYEVIGMTMKTWDYASAGGSKKETGCCSLDSINDARTVAVNLGFPHYILDIREEFGDYVINHFTGEYLEGRTPNPCVLCNTHIKWDSLLRRADKLDCEWIATGHYANLRHENDRYFISKGIDENKDQSYALWGVSQQSLSRTMLPLGNLRKTQIREMAAERGFMDLVNKSESYEICFVPDNDYRGFLKRRVPDLQERVNGGEFVLEDGTVVGKHEGYPFYTIGQRKGLGITLGYPVFVTEIRKDSNQVVLGTIDKLARDGMWAGKLNMMKYADLTGRTLETVTKVRYNDDGTSAAITQVGDRMQVLFHEGVNAIAPGQAAVFYEGNDVVGGGWILSSFRQEATL, encoded by the coding sequence ATGAGTAAACATGGAAGAGTATTAGTGGCCATGAGCGGTGGAATAGATAGCTCTGTGGCTGCTGTAATGCTTCACGAACAAGGTTACGAAGTAATTGGTATGACCATGAAAACATGGGACTATGCCTCTGCTGGCGGTAGCAAAAAGGAAACAGGCTGTTGCAGTCTCGACTCCATCAACGACGCGCGAACCGTTGCCGTGAATTTGGGTTTTCCACATTACATTCTCGACATTCGCGAAGAGTTTGGCGACTATGTGATTAACCATTTTACGGGCGAATACTTGGAAGGCCGCACGCCGAACCCATGTGTATTGTGCAACACGCACATCAAATGGGACTCGCTTTTGCGCCGCGCCGACAAGCTCGACTGCGAATGGATTGCCACTGGCCATTACGCCAACTTGCGCCACGAAAACGACCGTTATTTTATTTCCAAAGGCATTGACGAAAACAAAGACCAGTCGTATGCACTTTGGGGCGTTTCGCAACAAAGTTTGAGCCGCACTATGTTGCCACTGGGCAATTTGCGCAAAACACAAATCCGCGAAATGGCCGCCGAACGTGGTTTTATGGATTTGGTGAACAAGTCCGAATCTTACGAAATTTGCTTTGTGCCCGACAACGATTATAGAGGTTTCCTCAAACGCCGCGTGCCTGATTTGCAAGAGCGTGTCAATGGCGGTGAATTTGTGTTGGAAGACGGCACGGTAGTAGGCAAACACGAAGGTTATCCGTTCTATACCATCGGCCAACGCAAAGGCTTGGGCATCACATTGGGTTATCCTGTGTTCGTAACCGAAATCCGCAAAGACAGCAACCAAGTGGTTTTGGGAACAATAGACAAACTCGCGCGCGATGGTATGTGGGCTGGCAAACTCAATATGATGAAATACGCCGACCTGACAGGCCGCACGCTGGAAACCGTTACGAAAGTCCGTTACAACGACGACGGCACATCGGCAGCCATTACGCAAGTCGGCGACCGTATGCAAGTGCTTTTCCATGAAGGAGTTAATGCCATTGCACCAGGCCAAGCCGCTGTGTTTTATGAAGGCAACGACGTAGTGGGTGGCGGCTGGATTCTGTCGAGTTTCAGACAAGAAGCCACGTTATAA
- a CDS encoding GAF domain-containing protein, whose amino-acid sequence MAKVKHRSRKDGQPSVKKGISYYMQINNRTIQGKLTMGCLSMSVLAFIMLVTNNWLWSNSIGVNEPLMASIPPAHQYLGRISDGAARAASMMQTFALTSDISYQNKSIEIIKQQIKPSADSLAALSAKWESDKVASQLENYQRSLNVFIGILQTTNTDQTAKVKQVASHLDILAEQASQLRQQLVQYQQSAFKSIEKQKNNLVVTIIIMFLIAFVFALFIGIYIVETVIARIRFLKYELRNLALGNLPDEIPPARDELNSLIYEFNILTTNLKEIKHFAEEVGKGNFQSDIKVFNNEGDLGSSLAQMRESLSQVAQADQVRNWSNEGYALFAEILRNNSDNIETLCNEVTRRLVNYLNVVQGSMFVLGENNYGEQVLELQAYYAYDKKKFIDKTIGIGQGLVGQAFLEGEVVYMTKVPNDYVQVTSGLGEANPSSIVLIPIKLNDQINGVIELASFKKFEPYQIEFLKKVMESIAATLTSVKTAEHTQKLLRESQELAEQMRMQEEEMRQQMEELQATQEEMERRRLY is encoded by the coding sequence ATGGCCAAAGTTAAGCACCGTTCCCGAAAAGATGGGCAACCATCGGTAAAAAAAGGGATTTCGTATTATATGCAGATAAACAATAGAACCATTCAGGGCAAATTGACAATGGGCTGTCTGTCTATGTCCGTTTTGGCTTTTATTATGCTTGTTACGAATAATTGGCTGTGGAGCAATTCCATTGGTGTAAACGAACCGTTAATGGCCAGTATTCCGCCTGCACACCAGTATTTAGGACGTATTTCGGATGGCGCAGCGCGTGCGGCCAGCATGATGCAAACTTTTGCCCTGACCAGCGATATTTCCTATCAGAACAAAAGCATAGAAATCATTAAACAGCAAATAAAACCTTCGGCAGACTCTTTGGCTGCGCTTTCGGCCAAATGGGAAAGCGACAAAGTAGCCAGTCAATTAGAAAATTACCAACGCTCTCTTAACGTTTTTATTGGGATTTTGCAGACGACCAACACCGACCAAACAGCCAAAGTAAAACAAGTAGCCTCTCATCTGGATATTTTAGCAGAACAAGCCTCCCAACTGCGGCAACAATTGGTACAATACCAACAATCAGCATTTAAGAGTATTGAAAAACAAAAAAACAATCTGGTAGTAACCATTATCATCATGTTTTTGATTGCTTTTGTTTTCGCGCTTTTCATTGGTATTTATATTGTAGAAACAGTGATTGCTCGCATTCGCTTTCTCAAATACGAACTTCGCAATCTAGCTTTAGGCAATTTACCCGACGAAATACCGCCAGCCAGAGACGAATTAAACAGTCTTATTTATGAATTTAACATACTGACTACCAATCTAAAAGAAATAAAACATTTTGCGGAAGAAGTAGGAAAAGGCAATTTTCAATCGGACATCAAGGTATTTAACAACGAAGGCGATCTGGGTTCGTCGTTGGCACAAATGCGTGAGAGTTTGAGCCAAGTGGCGCAGGCCGACCAAGTTCGTAACTGGTCAAACGAAGGATACGCCCTTTTTGCCGAAATCTTGCGTAACAATTCTGACAATATCGAAACCCTCTGCAATGAAGTAACCCGCCGACTCGTTAATTACCTGAATGTGGTGCAAGGCTCTATGTTTGTGTTAGGTGAAAACAACTACGGCGAACAGGTACTTGAGCTTCAAGCCTATTACGCTTACGATAAAAAGAAATTTATTGATAAAACCATAGGAATCGGACAAGGCCTTGTGGGACAGGCATTTCTGGAAGGCGAAGTGGTGTACATGACCAAAGTGCCGAACGATTATGTGCAAGTAACTTCTGGTTTGGGCGAAGCCAACCCAAGTAGTATTGTGCTTATACCCATCAAGCTCAACGATCAAATAAACGGCGTGATAGAACTTGCTTCATTCAAAAAATTTGAGCCATATCAAATAGAGTTTTTGAAGAAGGTAATGGAAAGCATTGCCGCTACACTTACCTCTGTGAAAACTGCCGAACATACCCAAAAACTCCTTCGTGAGTCGCAGGAACTGGCCGAACAAATGCGTATGCAAGAAGAGGAAATGCGCCAACAAATGGAAGAGTTGCAGGCTACACAAGAAGAAATGGAACGCCGCAGATTATATTAA
- the hflX gene encoding GTPase HflX, with product MIEKKSHSTAAKTEKAVLVAVVTQKQTAEQAHEYLEELAFLATTAGVETIGRFTQKLERPDNRTFVGKGKLEEIEAFVKAHEADTVIFDDDLSPSQVRNLENELKVKILDRSLLIIHIFSMRAQTAQSKVQVELAQYQYLYPRLTRLWTHLSKQKGGVGTRGGPGEKELETDRRIVKDRIAFLKEKLKEIDKQSVTRRQGRDRLVRVAIVGYTNVGKSTLLNELSKAEVFAENKLFATVDSTVRKVVYNNIPFLLTDTVGFIRKLPTHLIESFKSTLDEVREADVLMHVIDISHPAFEEHLEVVNKILGDIKAADKPTLYVFNKIDLFNNPEHTAKAIENERPTPEEIITRLKATYMNQDDTFTVFISAQKRQNIDELRKILTAMVRRKHISIYPHFLENEVIYGEAPEESE from the coding sequence ATGATAGAAAAAAAATCACATTCCACCGCCGCCAAAACTGAAAAAGCTGTTTTGGTAGCAGTGGTTACACAAAAACAAACCGCCGAACAAGCACACGAATATTTGGAGGAATTGGCGTTTTTGGCTACGACGGCAGGCGTGGAAACCATTGGCCGTTTTACCCAAAAACTCGAACGCCCCGACAATCGTACTTTTGTGGGAAAAGGCAAACTCGAAGAAATTGAGGCTTTTGTAAAAGCACACGAAGCCGACACGGTTATTTTTGACGACGACCTTTCGCCCTCGCAGGTGCGCAACTTGGAAAATGAACTGAAAGTCAAGATTCTTGACCGCAGTTTGCTCATCATTCACATTTTTTCGATGCGCGCGCAAACTGCCCAGTCCAAAGTACAAGTAGAATTGGCGCAGTATCAATATTTGTACCCACGACTTACGCGCCTGTGGACGCACTTGAGCAAACAAAAAGGTGGCGTGGGAACACGCGGTGGGCCGGGTGAAAAGGAATTGGAAACTGACCGCCGTATCGTAAAAGACCGCATCGCGTTTCTGAAAGAAAAATTAAAAGAAATTGATAAACAAAGCGTTACGCGCCGTCAAGGTCGCGACCGTCTGGTACGTGTGGCGATTGTGGGTTATACGAACGTAGGCAAATCCACGCTGCTCAATGAACTTTCTAAGGCGGAAGTTTTTGCGGAAAACAAACTTTTCGCGACAGTGGATTCTACGGTTCGCAAAGTGGTTTATAACAACATTCCGTTTTTGCTTACCGATACGGTTGGGTTCATTCGCAAGCTGCCTACGCACTTGATAGAAAGTTTCAAATCCACGCTCGACGAGGTGCGCGAAGCCGATGTACTCATGCACGTGATAGACATTTCGCATCCTGCTTTTGAGGAGCATCTGGAGGTAGTAAACAAAATTTTGGGTGATATAAAAGCCGCCGACAAACCGACGCTTTATGTTTTCAATAAAATTGATTTGTTCAATAACCCCGAACACACGGCCAAAGCTATTGAAAACGAACGACCTACACCCGAAGAGATTATCACGCGCCTAAAGGCCACGTACATGAACCAAGACGATACGTTTACAGTGTTTATTTCTGCCCAAAAACGCCAGAATATCGACGAGTTGCGTAAAATCCTGACGGCGATGGTACGTCGCAAACACATTTCCATTTATCCGCATTTCCTTGAAAATGAGGTGATTTACGGAGAAGCTCCAGAAGAGTCAGAATAA
- the lepA gene encoding translation elongation factor 4, producing the protein MKNIRNFCIIAHIDHGKSTLADRLLEFTQTVDKRQMQAQLLDDMDLERERGITIKSHAIQMTYPYKGETYVFNLIDTPGHVDFSYEVSRSIAACEGALLIVDAAQGIEAQTISNLYLALGNNLEIIPVLNKIDLPGAMPEEVKDEIVDLLGCKREEIIHASGKEGIGIQDILNAVVERIPPPKGDPEAPLQALIFDSVFNSYRGIEVYFRVYNGTINKGDKVKFMATGRQYEADEVGILKLNQEPQLSIGAGNVGYLISGIKDAKEVKVGDTITHLLNPCSEAIQGFADVKPMVFAGIYPVETSEFEDLRTAMEKLQLNDASLVWEPETSAALGFGFRCGFLGMLHMEIVQERLEREFDMTVITTVPSVAFLCHTTAGETLNISAPSEMPEPNHIDYIEEPFIKAQIISKSDYVGSIMSLCIDKRGIIKNQNYLTSERVELTFDLPLSEIVFDFFDKLKTISRGYASLDYELIGFRESHMVKLDIMLNGEKVDALSAIVHRDKAYEWGKRLCEKLKELLPRQQFEIAVQAAIGQKIIARETVKALRKDVLAKCYGGDISRKRKLLEKQKKGKKRMRQVGNVEIPQEAFMAVLKLDQ; encoded by the coding sequence ATGAAGAATATTAGAAATTTTTGCATCATCGCACACATTGACCACGGCAAAAGTACTTTAGCCGACCGCCTTTTGGAGTTTACCCAGACAGTGGACAAACGCCAAATGCAAGCGCAATTGCTCGATGATATGGATTTGGAACGCGAGCGCGGCATTACCATCAAAAGCCACGCCATTCAGATGACTTACCCGTACAAAGGGGAAACTTACGTTTTTAACCTTATTGATACGCCTGGCCACGTGGACTTTTCGTACGAAGTGTCCCGTTCCATTGCGGCTTGTGAAGGTGCTTTGCTTATCGTAGATGCCGCTCAAGGCATTGAAGCTCAGACTATTTCAAACTTGTATTTGGCTTTGGGCAACAACTTGGAAATTATCCCAGTACTCAACAAAATAGATTTACCTGGCGCGATGCCCGAAGAAGTAAAAGACGAAATCGTGGACTTACTCGGCTGCAAACGCGAAGAAATTATACACGCCAGCGGTAAAGAAGGCATCGGTATTCAGGACATTCTCAATGCCGTAGTAGAACGCATTCCGCCACCAAAAGGCGACCCAGAAGCACCACTTCAAGCCCTCATTTTCGACTCTGTTTTTAACTCTTACAGAGGCATTGAGGTTTATTTTAGGGTGTATAACGGCACTATCAACAAAGGCGATAAAGTAAAATTTATGGCCACAGGTCGCCAATACGAAGCCGACGAAGTAGGGATTTTGAAGCTCAACCAAGAGCCGCAATTATCTATCGGCGCGGGCAATGTGGGTTACTTGATTTCGGGTATCAAAGATGCCAAAGAAGTAAAAGTAGGTGACACGATTACACATCTTTTGAATCCTTGTTCGGAAGCGATTCAGGGTTTTGCGGACGTGAAGCCAATGGTTTTTGCGGGTATTTATCCAGTGGAAACCAGCGAGTTTGAAGATTTGCGCACGGCGATGGAAAAACTCCAACTCAACGACGCGTCGTTGGTGTGGGAGCCTGAAACTTCGGCGGCGTTGGGCTTTGGTTTCCGTTGCGGATTCTTGGGTATGTTGCACATGGAAATTGTGCAGGAGCGTTTGGAACGCGAATTTGATATGACCGTGATTACAACTGTTCCGTCGGTGGCATTTCTTTGCCATACCACAGCAGGCGAAACGCTCAACATCAGCGCACCTTCCGAAATGCCTGAACCTAACCACATTGACTACATCGAAGAGCCATTCATTAAGGCCCAGATTATTTCTAAGTCGGATTATGTAGGCTCAATCATGTCGTTGTGTATCGACAAGCGTGGCATTATCAAAAACCAAAACTACCTAACTTCTGAGCGCGTAGAACTTACGTTTGATTTGCCGCTTTCGGAAATCGTTTTTGATTTCTTCGATAAACTAAAAACCATTTCGCGCGGTTACGCTTCGCTTGATTATGAACTAATTGGCTTCCGTGAATCGCACATGGTGAAGTTGGATATTATGCTTAACGGCGAAAAAGTAGATGCACTTTCGGCCATAGTTCACCGCGATAAGGCCTACGAATGGGGCAAACGCCTTTGCGAAAAACTTAAAGAACTTTTACCACGCCAACAATTTGAAATTGCGGTACAAGCAGCCATCGGGCAAAAAATCATTGCTCGCGAAACCGTGAAAGCCTTGCGCAAAGATGTTTTGGCCAAATGTTATGGCGGTGATATTTCGCGTAAGCGTAAATTGCTCGAAAAACAGAAAAAAGGTAAAAAACGTATGCGCCAAGTGGGTAACGTAGAAATCCCGCAGGAAGCATTTATGGCCGTGCTGAAACTCGACCAATAA
- a CDS encoding glycosyltransferase family 2 protein, producing MQLSIIIPIYNEEANIVTLHRRLDALVKTMKLSEYEFIFINDGSRDRSIQLVKGLAETDKAIKYIDFSRNFGHQIAVTAGLDHAKGNRIAIIDADLQDPPELIIEMFAKMDEGFEVVYAKRRRRSGESFMKLLTAKVFYRLLARITSVEIPVDTGDFRVIDRKVLEILKKMPEQNKYLRGQIAWIGFRQTYVEYDRSERAGGQTGYTYSKMIRFALDGITSFSDFPLKMATMAGFTVSGFAFLLLLYVLYTRLISGDYVEGWASTIISVLFLGGIQLISLGIIGEYLSRLGANIRNRPLYIVNETNTDK from the coding sequence ATGCAGTTATCCATTATCATACCTATTTACAACGAGGAAGCGAATATCGTTACGCTGCATCGCAGGCTTGACGCATTGGTCAAGACCATGAAACTCTCTGAATACGAATTTATTTTTATAAATGACGGCAGTCGCGACCGTTCCATTCAGTTGGTGAAAGGATTGGCAGAAACAGACAAAGCCATCAAATACATAGATTTTAGCCGCAATTTTGGTCATCAAATCGCCGTAACGGCAGGCCTCGACCACGCCAAAGGTAACCGCATCGCCATTATTGATGCCGATTTACAAGACCCACCAGAATTGATTATTGAGATGTTCGCCAAAATGGACGAAGGTTTTGAGGTGGTGTACGCCAAACGCCGTCGTAGGTCAGGCGAAAGTTTCATGAAGTTGCTCACAGCCAAAGTATTTTATAGACTTTTGGCACGCATTACGTCCGTAGAAATCCCTGTGGATACTGGCGATTTTAGGGTAATTGACCGCAAAGTTTTGGAGATTTTGAAAAAAATGCCCGAACAAAATAAATATTTGCGTGGCCAAATTGCATGGATTGGTTTCCGCCAAACATACGTTGAATACGACCGCTCCGAACGTGCAGGTGGCCAAACGGGTTATACTTATTCCAAAATGATTCGCTTTGCGTTGGACGGCATTACCTCTTTTTCAGACTTTCCGCTCAAAATGGCCACTATGGCAGGGTTTACGGTGTCTGGCTTTGCCTTTTTGTTATTGCTGTACGTACTTTACACAAGGCTTATCAGTGGCGACTACGTGGAAGGTTGGGCATCTACTATTATTAGTGTGCTATTCTTAGGCGGTATTCAGCTTATTTCGTTGGGGATTATTGGCGAATATTTGAGCCGCTTGGGCGCAAATATCCGTAATCGTCCGTTGTATATCGTCAATGAAACGAATACAGATAAGTAA
- a CDS encoding DUF4783 domain-containing protein, producing the protein MKILIGLLLSLLVSFGAMAQDEVVESARTAIKSGGAKELSRILNDGAEVGIDGQKANYSRTQVEFVLKDFFKKYPPVDFAYIHQGASKEGLKYAIGKYTSDKGSFRVYFVIKQIKGHYVIDTLDFSKE; encoded by the coding sequence ATGAAAATTTTAATCGGATTATTGCTTAGTTTATTGGTATCGTTTGGGGCAATGGCCCAAGACGAAGTGGTGGAAAGTGCCCGTACAGCCATCAAAAGCGGTGGAGCAAAAGAACTTAGCCGAATCCTTAACGATGGTGCAGAAGTGGGCATAGACGGCCAAAAAGCCAATTACAGCCGCACGCAAGTAGAATTTGTTCTCAAAGATTTCTTCAAAAAATACCCACCTGTTGATTTTGCTTATATTCATCAAGGCGCATCAAAAGAAGGTTTAAAATACGCCATCGGCAAATACACTTCCGACAAAGGCTCGTTTAGGGTGTATTTTGTTATAAAGCAAATCAAAGGGCACTATGTCATTGATACGCTCGATTTTAGCAAAGAATAA
- a CDS encoding thymidine kinase → MFIEPHFGTPRTGANGWIEVVCGSMFSGKTEELIRRLNRAAIAKQRVEIFKPALDTRYHVENIVSHNDNFISSTPVANATDILEKIGNCQVVGIDEAQFFGEELLDVCVTLANNGVRVIVAGLDMDFMGKPFGQMPALMAVAEFVTKVHAICVQCGGVASYSYRLVESKEKFLLGETQIYEARCRHCFVAGQKEHTEHQA, encoded by the coding sequence ATGTTTATAGAACCGCATTTTGGTACGCCTCGCACGGGCGCAAATGGCTGGATTGAAGTAGTTTGCGGCTCGATGTTTTCGGGAAAAACTGAGGAGTTGATACGTCGGCTTAACCGCGCCGCCATCGCCAAACAGAGAGTAGAAATCTTCAAACCTGCGTTGGATACGCGTTACCATGTCGAAAATATCGTTTCGCACAACGACAATTTTATTTCTTCTACGCCTGTGGCCAATGCTACCGATATTTTGGAAAAAATAGGCAATTGCCAAGTGGTCGGCATCGACGAAGCGCAATTTTTTGGGGAAGAATTGCTGGACGTGTGCGTTACGCTGGCCAACAATGGCGTTCGGGTGATTGTGGCAGGCTTGGACATGGACTTTATGGGCAAACCTTTCGGGCAAATGCCTGCGCTTATGGCTGTGGCTGAGTTTGTTACGAAAGTACACGCGATTTGTGTGCAGTGCGGCGGTGTGGCTTCGTATTCGTATCGTTTGGTAGAATCCAAAGAAAAATTCTTGTTGGGCGAAACGCAAATTTATGAGGCGCGTTGCAGACATTGTTTTGTAGCTGGCCAAAAAGAACACACTGAGCATCAGGCTTGA